One window of Nymphaea colorata isolate Beijing-Zhang1983 chromosome 1, ASM883128v2, whole genome shotgun sequence genomic DNA carries:
- the LOC116250588 gene encoding photosynthetic NDH subunit of lumenal location 3, chloroplastic-like, with protein MRGTAETVLQSASRIIPNKLVSTGRRRCPRFLAQSQLQKPDTDDGAPHTTRRAAALSLATVTLSGQLSTAKSLAEEGRRFWLDGLLDTLPPVSNKINNEETGTRSFLKQGIYMAKVGPKGSAYRLKKTAFDLLGMGDIIDQDAWGYIRKYLRLKSTFMYYDFDKVITAAPADEREGLTNLANRLFDNVEKLEVAIKSRSVPQTKSCYEETSRILEEVMAQMA; from the exons ATGAGGGGAACTGCTGAAACAGTTCTTCAGTCGGCAAGTAGGATCATCCCAAACAAACTCGTAAGCACCGGGAGGCGCAGGTGCCCAAGGTTTCTTGCACAAAGCCAACTTCAAAAGCCGGACACAGATGACGGGGCTCCGCACACCACAAGAAGAGCTGCTGCACTCAGCCTGGCCACCGTCACACTCTCCGGCCAGCTGAGTACTGCAAAGTCGCTAGCTGAAGAAGGAAGGCGGTTCTGGTTGGATGGCCTTTTGGACACTCTTCCTCCCGTTTCTAACA AAATAAACAATGAAGAGACAGGAACACGGTCTTTTCTCAAACAAGGAATTTACATGGCGAAGGTTGGGCCCAAGGGCAGTGCGTACAGACTAAAGAAGACTGCTTTCGACCTTCTGGGCATGGGGGATATCATAGATCAAGATGCATGGGGATATATAAGAAAGTATTTGCGCCTCAAGTCCACATTCATGTACTATGACTTCGACAAAGTTATTACCGCAGCTCCGGCAGACGAAAGGGAAGGACTTACCAATCTTGCTAACAGATTATTTGACAATGTTGAAAAG TTGGAGGTTGCAATAAAGTCGCGCAGTGTTCCTCAAACGAAGTCTTGCTACGAGGAGACCAGTAGGATCCTGGAAGAGGTGATGGCACAAATGGCTTAA
- the LOC116250596 gene encoding thioredoxin-like protein CXXS1, protein MESQAQLQKFRVLRVESEESWEFFLSQAKDQSCPVVVHFTASWCAPSIAMKHFFEELALNFQDILFLLVDVDEVKGVASKMEVKAMPTFIFFNGANQVDKIVGANPDEIKRRVASFAQSFRAHS, encoded by the exons ATGGAGTCTCAGGCGCAGCTCCAAAAGTTCAGGGTCCTCAGAGTAGAATCAGAAGAGTCATGGGAATTCTTCCTGTCTCAAGCCAAAGATCAATCCTGCCCT GTTGTGGTTCACTTTACTGCATCTTGGTGTGCGCCGTCTATTGCTATGAAGCATTTCTTCGAGGAGCTGGCTCTGAATTTCCAAgatattctctttctcttggtCGATGTTGATGAAGTCAAG GGGGTTGCATCGAAGATGGAGGTAAAGGCTATGCCAACATTTATATTCTTTAATGGGGCAAACCAGGTGGATAAGATCGTCGGTGCTAATCCAGATGAGATTAAGAGAAGGGTTGCGTCGTTTGCTCAGTCTTTTCGTGCACATAGTTAA
- the LOC116266801 gene encoding sulfite exporter TauE/SafE family protein 2-like isoform X2 has translation MGELRECSFRPLANHVSGMIHHYTAAKRLPQMNLESGLILAGLLSFFASSISSAGGLGGGGLYIPILNLVAGLDMKTSASISALMVTGSTVANVIYHLPAKHPNFSNKPLIDYDITLMTEPCLLLGVSVGVICNVMFPEWLITMLFAFFLSFSTFTTWKAGFRRWKQETEQGCRLENKEVGEVASLVVPILNVESHRGSVLPWRKLGILAAIWMSFFVLQILRGDLQGQSLIHLKPCGVGYWLLFGCQVPLAILFTVYILLMEKITVDHHSFGQTLGSVQGRAKLLFLLIAVASGSLSGLFGIAGGMIISPILLQMGIPPHIAAATTSFMVSFSASMSAVQYLLLGLKHLDYALCFSTLCFISSWIGLVVIQKPIKRYGRASLIVFLVATIMAISTVLITSFGALNVWRESSQGKHMGFKLPC, from the exons ATGGGAGAACTGAGGGAGTGTAGTTTCCGTCCTCTTGCAAACCATGTTTCTGGCATGATTCATCACTATACCGCAGCTAAGAGGCTACCTCAGATGAATTTGGAGTCTGGATTGATCCTAGCAGGCCTGTTGAGTTTCTTTGCCTCGTCTATTTCGAGCGCAGGTGGGCTCGGTGGTGGCGGTCTGTATATACCAATATTGAATCTGGTAGCAGGACTAGACATGAAAACTTCAGCCTCTATTTCTGCTCTCATGGTCACTGGAAGCACTGTTGCGAACGTTATCTACCACTTGCCTGCCAAACACCCAAATTTTAGCAACAAGCCACTCATTGACTACGACATAACACTGATGACTGAGCCATGTTTGCTGCTTGGTGTAAGTGTTGGGGTGATCTGTAATGTTATGTTTCCTGAGTGGTTGATAACTATGctgtttgcattttttctttctttctctacgTTCACAACATGGAAAGCTGGGTTTAGAAGATGGAAGCAGGAGACTGAGCAAGGTTGTCGGCTTGAAAACAAAGAGGTCGGTGAAGTTGCGAGTTTGGTAGTGCCAATTTTAAATGTTGAAAGCCATAGAGGCTCTGTGCTTCCTTGGAGAAAACTTGGCATCCTGGCCGCTATTTGGATGTCCTTCTTTGTGCTTCAGATTTTGCGGGGGGATCTTCAGGGACAG AGTTTGATTCACCTGAAGCCTTGTGGAGTAGGGTACTGGCTACTCTTTGGATGTCAAGTTCCTCTTGCTATACTTTTCACGGTATACATTTTACTTATGGAGAAGATCACAGTAGACCATCACTCCTTTGGACAG ACGCTGGGGAGCGTGCAAGGTAGGGCAAAGCTTCTGTTTCTGCTAATAGCTGTTGCATCTGGTTCTTTGAGTGGCCTCTTTGGAATTGCTGGAGGGATGATTATAAGCCCAATTCTTCTTCAGATGGGAATCCCCCCTCAT ATAGCAGCAGCGACTACCTCTTTTATGGTTTCCTTTTCTGCCTCTATGTCTGCAGTTCAGTATCTGTTACTGGGCCTTAAACACCTGGACTATGCGCTCTGTTTTTCCACTCTGTGCTTTATTTCTTCATGGATCGGCCTGGTAGTCATACAAAAACCAATAAAAAGATATGGTAGAGCATCACTCATAGTGTTCTTGGTCGCCACCATAATGGCAATAAGCACTGTGTTGATTACTAGCTTTGGGGCACTGAATGTTTGGAGAGAGAGCAGTCAAGGAAAGCACATGGGATTCAAGCTGCCGTGTTGA
- the LOC116266801 gene encoding sulfite exporter TauE/SafE family protein 5-like isoform X1 encodes MGELRECSFRPLANHVSGMIHHYTAAKRLPQMNLESGLILAGLLSFFASSISSAGGLGGGGLYIPILNLVAGLDMKTSASISALMVTGSTVANVIYHLPAKHPNFSNKPLIDYDITLMTEPCLLLGVSVGVICNVMFPEWLITMLFAFFLSFSTFTTWKAGFRRWKQETEQGCRLENKEVGEVASLVVPILNVESHRGSVLPWRKLGILAAIWMSFFVLQILRGDLQGQSLIHLKPCGVGYWLLFGCQVPLAILFTVYILLMEKITVDHHSFGQDQTLGSVQGRAKLLFLLIAVASGSLSGLFGIAGGMIISPILLQMGIPPHIAAATTSFMVSFSASMSAVQYLLLGLKHLDYALCFSTLCFISSWIGLVVIQKPIKRYGRASLIVFLVATIMAISTVLITSFGALNVWRESSQGKHMGFKLPC; translated from the exons ATGGGAGAACTGAGGGAGTGTAGTTTCCGTCCTCTTGCAAACCATGTTTCTGGCATGATTCATCACTATACCGCAGCTAAGAGGCTACCTCAGATGAATTTGGAGTCTGGATTGATCCTAGCAGGCCTGTTGAGTTTCTTTGCCTCGTCTATTTCGAGCGCAGGTGGGCTCGGTGGTGGCGGTCTGTATATACCAATATTGAATCTGGTAGCAGGACTAGACATGAAAACTTCAGCCTCTATTTCTGCTCTCATGGTCACTGGAAGCACTGTTGCGAACGTTATCTACCACTTGCCTGCCAAACACCCAAATTTTAGCAACAAGCCACTCATTGACTACGACATAACACTGATGACTGAGCCATGTTTGCTGCTTGGTGTAAGTGTTGGGGTGATCTGTAATGTTATGTTTCCTGAGTGGTTGATAACTATGctgtttgcattttttctttctttctctacgTTCACAACATGGAAAGCTGGGTTTAGAAGATGGAAGCAGGAGACTGAGCAAGGTTGTCGGCTTGAAAACAAAGAGGTCGGTGAAGTTGCGAGTTTGGTAGTGCCAATTTTAAATGTTGAAAGCCATAGAGGCTCTGTGCTTCCTTGGAGAAAACTTGGCATCCTGGCCGCTATTTGGATGTCCTTCTTTGTGCTTCAGATTTTGCGGGGGGATCTTCAGGGACAG AGTTTGATTCACCTGAAGCCTTGTGGAGTAGGGTACTGGCTACTCTTTGGATGTCAAGTTCCTCTTGCTATACTTTTCACGGTATACATTTTACTTATGGAGAAGATCACAGTAGACCATCACTCCTTTGGACAG GACCAGACGCTGGGGAGCGTGCAAGGTAGGGCAAAGCTTCTGTTTCTGCTAATAGCTGTTGCATCTGGTTCTTTGAGTGGCCTCTTTGGAATTGCTGGAGGGATGATTATAAGCCCAATTCTTCTTCAGATGGGAATCCCCCCTCAT ATAGCAGCAGCGACTACCTCTTTTATGGTTTCCTTTTCTGCCTCTATGTCTGCAGTTCAGTATCTGTTACTGGGCCTTAAACACCTGGACTATGCGCTCTGTTTTTCCACTCTGTGCTTTATTTCTTCATGGATCGGCCTGGTAGTCATACAAAAACCAATAAAAAGATATGGTAGAGCATCACTCATAGTGTTCTTGGTCGCCACCATAATGGCAATAAGCACTGTGTTGATTACTAGCTTTGGGGCACTGAATGTTTGGAGAGAGAGCAGTCAAGGAAAGCACATGGGATTCAAGCTGCCGTGTTGA
- the LOC116245850 gene encoding transcription factor bHLH115-like isoform X1 — protein sequence MASGENPVWLPDYGLIDMDDVGNFAGDFPCTVAADEFYSALGAVPEISPEVSGSFEGSDYHGKSCQLKRSRTESCGAYGSKASREKLRRDKLNDRFLELGCLLEPGKKPKTDKSTILCDAIRVVNQLRNDAEKRKEENEQLEEKVKELKAEKSELREEKLKLKADKERLEQQMKAITMPAGFLPHPAAFQAAFAAQAPAPGVKPMPFMGYPAMPMWQFLPPALVDSSKDPAGVSPGA from the exons ATGGCGTCTGGGGAGAACCCCGTGTGGCTCCCCGACTACGGCCTCATCGATATGGACGACGTGGGGAATTTTGCTGGAGATTTTCCCTGCACCGTGGCGGCGGACGAATTCTACTCGGCGTTGGGTGCCGTGCCGGAGATCAG TCCAGAAGTGAGTGGTTCATTTGAGGGTTCTGACTATCATGGGAAGTCATGTCAACTGAAACG CAGCAGGACTGAATCTTGTGGTGCGTATGGCTCCAAAGCAAGCAGGGAGAAGCTGCGAAGGGACAAATTGAATgacag GTTCTTGGAGTTGGGTTGCTTATTGGAGCCTGGAAAGAAGCCTAAGACTGACAAATCAACTATACTTTGTGATGCCATTCGGGTTGTGAATCAATTGAGAAATGACGCAGAAAAgcgaaaggaagaaaatgaacaacTCGAGGAAAAGGTCAAAGAATTAAAG GCGGAGAAAAGTGAACTTCGTGAGGAAAAGTTAAAGCTAAAAGCTGATAAAGAAAGGCTGGAACAGCAGATGAAAGCAATAACCATGCCTGCAGGTTTCCTACCTCATCCTGCAGCATTTCAGGCAGCATTTGCCGCTCAAGCCCCAGCTCCTGGTGTAAAACCTATGCCGTTTATGGGTTACCCTGCAATGCCCATGTGGCAATTCCTGCCACCAGCGCTAGTTGATTCGTCAAAGGATCCTGCAGGAGTCTCTCCTGGTGCTTAG
- the LOC116250582 gene encoding pentatricopeptide repeat-containing protein At5g39350 translates to MTRPSLSHSLISLLRKAGEARNLSSGKQVHANVIVSGLHLDALDVALTAMYALCGDMIVAETLFEKMGTKNSYAWNCMIRGYATNGHPRKAFLWYERMNCEGIPADNFTYPFLFKASSCLSAIKEGRKFHLDARNDGYELNPIVANSILDMYMKCGCLSDARQLFDTMPVRTVVSWNTMISGYFQNGHSEEALMMYDLMKDTAVDCDAVTFVGVLPACSQLQNLQKGKEIHELVDSLGLANVLSVKNCLIDMYAKCGCLKDARHIFDAMPKRDVVSWTALIDGYVQKGEIDNALSLFCEMQISNVRPNSLTLSCLLSGCASASFSNYGKCIHGFSVRNGLHSDVFVETALIDMYLKSGNLDVGHRLFMNTSRRRTVPWNAIIGGYAQNGLATEAVALFKQMLLEKVDPDRATVVSVLPSYASIADLKQGENMHCHLIKTGFSSAMEISTGLIDVYMKGGSLDSARMLFDGMSKRDVVAWSAIISGYGMHGDGQAAVCLFNQMIESGLDPNKITFTSIIQACSHGGLLEEGLDIFRFMMKNYDRELTADHYACVVDLLARAGRLEEAHELIRGMPFSPNYAVWGALLGGCSLYGDVELGELAANHLFQMEPENTGNYVLLSNVYAAAGRWEDAERLRGLMRERGLRKTPGCSMIELKRNIACQVANEY, encoded by the coding sequence ATGACAAGACCTTCTCTTTCACATTCTCTCATTTCTCTATTGAGGAAAGCGGGGGAAGCCAGGAACCTCTCAAGTGGAAAGCAAGTGCACGCCAATGTGATCGTTTCAGGACTTCACTTGGACGCCTTGGACGTAGCTCTTACTGCAATGTATGCGCTTTGCGGCGACATGATCGTCGCCGAAACGCTGTTTGAGAAAATGGGTACTAAGAATTCATATGCTTGGAACTGCATGATTAGAGGGTATGCAACAAATGGGCATCCTCGAAAGGCTTTTCTGTGGTACGAAAGAATGAATTGTGAGGGGATTCCTGCTGATAATTTCACATACCCATTCTTGTTCAAGGCTAGTTCATGCCTATCCGCCATTAAAGAAGGGAGGAAGTTCCATCTCGATGCGAGGAATGATGGGTATGAATTGAATCCGATTGTGGCCAACTCGATTTTGGATATGTACATGAAGTGTGGTTGTCTGAGCGACGCACGCCAGTTGTTCGACACAATGCCCGTGCGGACTGTGGTATCCTGGAACACTATGATCTCCGGGTATTTTCAGAATGGGCATTCTGAGGAAGCTTTGATGATGTATGATTTGATGAAAGATACTGCTGTTGATTGCGATGCTGTAACTTTTGTTGGTGTTCTGCCAGCTTGTTCACAGTTGCAGAATTTGCagaaagggaaggaaattcACGAATTAGTTGACTCATTGGGACTTGCTAATGTCCTGTCAGTGAAAAACTGTTTGATAGATATGTATGCAAAGTGCGGATGTTTAAAGGATGCGCGCCATATCTTCGATGCGATGCCCAAAAGAGATGTTGTCTCATGGACAGCCCTGATTGATGGCTATGTCCAGAAGGGCGAGATTGACAATGCACTTTCACTCTTCTGCGAGATGCAAATCTCAAATGTAAGGCCCAATTCACTGACTCTATCCTGCCTTCTGTCCGGTTGCGCAAGTGCTTCTTTCTCAAACTACGGGAAATGCATACATGGTTTCTCAGTTAGGAACGGACTACATTCAGATGTTTTTGTAGAAACTGCATTGATTGACATGTACTTGAAGAGTGGAAATCTCGATGTTGGGCATCGCTTGTTCATGAATACTTCTAGAAGGAGAACTGTTCCATGGAATGCGATCATCGGTGGGTATGCACAAAATGGGCTAGCAACGGAAGCTGTGGCTCTTTTTAAGCAAATGCTTTTGGAGAAAGTGGATCCCGATCGTGCAACGGTGGTGTCAGTTCTACCTTCATATGCCAGTATAGCAGATTTAAAACAGGGAGAGAACATGCATTGCCATTTAATCAAAACGGGGTTCAGCTCAGCCATGGAAATCAGCACAGGGCTCATTGATGTGTATATGAAGGGTGGCAGCCTAGACTCTGCACGCATGCTCTTCGATGGAATGAGCAAGAGGGATGTCGTCGCCTGGAGTGCAATCATTTCAGGCTACGGGATGCATGGCGATGGGCAGGCTGCTGTTTGCCTGTTCAATCAAATGATAGAGTCTGgcttagatccaaataaaatcACTTTTACATCAATAATACAAGCTTGCAGCCATGGTGGACTATTGGAAGAGGGCTTGGATATATTTCGGTTCATGATGAAGAATTATGATAGGGAGCTCACTGCTGATCACTATGCCTGTGTTGTTGATCTGCTTGCTCGTGCTGGTCGACTCGAGGAAGCGCATGAGCTGATCAGAGGAATGCCGTTCTCTCCCAACTATGCAGTGTGGGGTGCTTTGCTTGGTGGCTGCTCGCTGTATGGGGATGTTGAGCTTGGCGAATTGGCAGCTAACCACCTATTCCAAATGGAACCAGAGAACACAGGAAACTACGTCTTGCTCTCTAACGTCTATGCTGCAGCAGGGAGGTGGGAAGACGCAGAGCGTTTAAGAGGTTTGATGAGAGAAAGGGGGTTGAGGAAGACCCCCGGATGCAGTATGATAGAGTTGAAAAGAAATATTGCCTGCCAAGTTGCAAACGAGTACTGA
- the LOC116245926 gene encoding mavicyanin-like, whose protein sequence is MAAIKISVAVVIMAVLINMGECTNHTVGAPTGNWDMSTSLQAWASFQAFHPGDTLIFRYVAIVHDVVEVPKSDFDACQVTNPLSSHNDGDTAIPLTTIGKRYFICGVPGHCNLGMKVEIETVAPGTRQHPFVLSPATQPELPPPDTPFSGTNTGNPSVVTGTLGSSTNTASRTTSSSSPNFGPHLGYLVLVALLLITSV, encoded by the exons ATGGCAGCTATCAAGATTAGCGTGGCAGTGGTCATCATGGCAGTGCTTATTAACATGGGGGAATGTACCAATCACACTGTGGGAGCTCCCACTGGCAACTGGGACATGTCAACGAGCTTGCAGGCCTGGGCATCATTTCAAGCGTTTCACCCAGGAGACACTTTGA TTTTCCGGTATGTAGCCATCGTCCACGATGTTGTGGAGGTGCCGAAGTCCGACTTCGACGCCTGCCAGGTGACCAACCCCCTCAGCTCACACAACGACGGCGATACGGCCATCCCTCTCACCACCATCGGGAAGAGGTACTTCATCTGCGGAGTGCCCGGCCACTGCAACCTCGGCATGAAGGTCGAGATCGAAACCGTCGCTCCCGGCACCCGGCAGCACCCCTTCGTCCTGTCACCGGCCACCCAGCCAGAATTGCCGCCACCAGATACGCCATTCTCAGGTACCAACACGGGCAACCCTTCGGTGGTCACAGGCACTCTCGGCTCCTCGACGAACACTGCATCACGGACGACTTCCAGCTCGTCGCCCAATTTCGGGCCGCACCTCGGGTACTTGGTACTGGTGGCTCTGCTCCTGATCACGTCCGTCTAG
- the LOC116245850 gene encoding transcription factor bHLH115-like isoform X2: MASGENPVWLPDYGLIDMDDVGNFAGDFPCTVAADEFYSALGAVPEISPEVSGSFEGSDYHGKSCQLKRRTESCGAYGSKASREKLRRDKLNDRFLELGCLLEPGKKPKTDKSTILCDAIRVVNQLRNDAEKRKEENEQLEEKVKELKAEKSELREEKLKLKADKERLEQQMKAITMPAGFLPHPAAFQAAFAAQAPAPGVKPMPFMGYPAMPMWQFLPPALVDSSKDPAGVSPGA, from the exons ATGGCGTCTGGGGAGAACCCCGTGTGGCTCCCCGACTACGGCCTCATCGATATGGACGACGTGGGGAATTTTGCTGGAGATTTTCCCTGCACCGTGGCGGCGGACGAATTCTACTCGGCGTTGGGTGCCGTGCCGGAGATCAG TCCAGAAGTGAGTGGTTCATTTGAGGGTTCTGACTATCATGGGAAGTCATGTCAACTGAAACG CAGGACTGAATCTTGTGGTGCGTATGGCTCCAAAGCAAGCAGGGAGAAGCTGCGAAGGGACAAATTGAATgacag GTTCTTGGAGTTGGGTTGCTTATTGGAGCCTGGAAAGAAGCCTAAGACTGACAAATCAACTATACTTTGTGATGCCATTCGGGTTGTGAATCAATTGAGAAATGACGCAGAAAAgcgaaaggaagaaaatgaacaacTCGAGGAAAAGGTCAAAGAATTAAAG GCGGAGAAAAGTGAACTTCGTGAGGAAAAGTTAAAGCTAAAAGCTGATAAAGAAAGGCTGGAACAGCAGATGAAAGCAATAACCATGCCTGCAGGTTTCCTACCTCATCCTGCAGCATTTCAGGCAGCATTTGCCGCTCAAGCCCCAGCTCCTGGTGTAAAACCTATGCCGTTTATGGGTTACCCTGCAATGCCCATGTGGCAATTCCTGCCACCAGCGCTAGTTGATTCGTCAAAGGATCCTGCAGGAGTCTCTCCTGGTGCTTAG
- the LOC116245850 gene encoding transcription factor bHLH115-like isoform X3, with the protein MASGENPVWLPDYGLIDMDDVGNFAGDFPCTVAADEFYSALGAVPEISSRTESCGAYGSKASREKLRRDKLNDRFLELGCLLEPGKKPKTDKSTILCDAIRVVNQLRNDAEKRKEENEQLEEKVKELKAEKSELREEKLKLKADKERLEQQMKAITMPAGFLPHPAAFQAAFAAQAPAPGVKPMPFMGYPAMPMWQFLPPALVDSSKDPAGVSPGA; encoded by the exons ATGGCGTCTGGGGAGAACCCCGTGTGGCTCCCCGACTACGGCCTCATCGATATGGACGACGTGGGGAATTTTGCTGGAGATTTTCCCTGCACCGTGGCGGCGGACGAATTCTACTCGGCGTTGGGTGCCGTGCCGGAGATCAG CAGCAGGACTGAATCTTGTGGTGCGTATGGCTCCAAAGCAAGCAGGGAGAAGCTGCGAAGGGACAAATTGAATgacag GTTCTTGGAGTTGGGTTGCTTATTGGAGCCTGGAAAGAAGCCTAAGACTGACAAATCAACTATACTTTGTGATGCCATTCGGGTTGTGAATCAATTGAGAAATGACGCAGAAAAgcgaaaggaagaaaatgaacaacTCGAGGAAAAGGTCAAAGAATTAAAG GCGGAGAAAAGTGAACTTCGTGAGGAAAAGTTAAAGCTAAAAGCTGATAAAGAAAGGCTGGAACAGCAGATGAAAGCAATAACCATGCCTGCAGGTTTCCTACCTCATCCTGCAGCATTTCAGGCAGCATTTGCCGCTCAAGCCCCAGCTCCTGGTGTAAAACCTATGCCGTTTATGGGTTACCCTGCAATGCCCATGTGGCAATTCCTGCCACCAGCGCTAGTTGATTCGTCAAAGGATCCTGCAGGAGTCTCTCCTGGTGCTTAG